A window of Candidatus Binatia bacterium contains these coding sequences:
- a CDS encoding DUF5615 family PIN-like protein, whose translation MDNSLSQLVAEGLRKAGYDAVHVRKYALQKADDEIIFERAALEDRAVIGRGIPTLAHYSPRGRKRNPRCFFFAAARSEDPKLR comes from the coding sequence GTGGATAATTCTTTATCGCAGCTTGTCGCCGAAGGCTTGCGCAAGGCGGGCTATGATGCAGTGCATGTCCGCAAGTACGCGCTGCAAAAGGCGGACGATGAAATAATCTTTGAACGAGCCGCCCTTGAAGATCGGGCCGTGATCGGCCGGGGAATACCGACTTTGGCACATTACTCGCCACGAGGCAGGAAAAGAAACCCTCGGTGCTTCTTTTTCGCCGCAGCTCGCAGCGAAGACCCGAAGCTCAGGTAG
- a CDS encoding flagellin: protein MPIIINTNLASLQTQRNLTNANEALSRSMERLASGLRINRASDDAAGMGIALRMTGQIRSLSQAARNTMDGISLIQVAEGAYNEVANILVRLRELAIQSANGTLSTADRATLQVAADRLIQEISGIATSTQFNGVTLLNNSAGNTIVFQVGVGTVSYTVAATDQIAVTLYSLAASSFTSSNVDLTSGANQIILTSASNALAAIATLDTVITNLNQSRSVLGAAQNGLESRSRNQTITIENLTAARSRIQDVDVAQETSEMVRGQILVQTGTSVLAQANQLPSLALTLLGGGGR, encoded by the coding sequence ATGCCGATTATCATCAACACGAACCTGGCTTCATTACAGACGCAAAGGAATCTTACCAACGCCAACGAGGCGCTCAGCCGGTCGATGGAGCGCCTGGCTTCCGGGCTGCGCATCAATCGCGCTTCGGATGACGCAGCGGGCATGGGCATTGCCCTCCGGATGACGGGGCAGATCCGATCTCTCTCTCAGGCGGCCCGCAATACGATGGACGGGATCAGCCTGATCCAGGTGGCCGAAGGCGCCTACAACGAAGTCGCCAATATTCTCGTCCGACTCCGCGAGCTTGCCATCCAATCGGCCAACGGCACGCTCTCTACGGCCGATCGCGCGACGCTTCAGGTCGCCGCCGACCGGTTGATCCAGGAGATCAGCGGCATCGCCACTTCGACGCAGTTCAACGGCGTTACTCTGTTGAACAACAGCGCCGGCAATACGATCGTGTTCCAGGTGGGAGTAGGCACGGTATCGTATACGGTGGCGGCGACCGACCAGATCGCCGTGACCCTCTATTCGCTCGCGGCCAGCTCTTTCACGAGCAGCAACGTGGATCTGACCAGCGGCGCCAACCAGATCATCCTGACGTCGGCCAGCAATGCGCTTGCGGCCATAGCCACGCTGGATACGGTGATCACGAACTTGAACCAAAGCCGATCCGTTCTCGGCGCCGCGCAGAACGGGCTGGAGTCCCGCTCGCGCAACCAGACGATCACGATCGAGAACCTCACGGCCGCAAGGTCGCGCATCCAGGATGTGGATGTGGCGCAAGAGACTTCCGAAATGGTGCGAGGCCAGATCCTGGTCCAGACGGGCACGTCGGTTCTCGCCCAAGCGAACCAGTTGCCGTCTTTGGCGCTCACGCTGCTCGGCGGGGGCGGTCGATAG
- a CDS encoding CBS domain-containing protein, producing MTREIVTMSPQDTFREAIGLMANRPFRHFLVVHPDGRLAGVISDRDLLRILARKPDWQNTTVGEVMTTKAVAVRPETPLSAAIGEILSHRINCLPVLEEKVKVCGIVTTTDMLKAFQNLQASIEKLQEA from the coding sequence ATGACGAGGGAAATTGTAACGATGTCTCCGCAGGACACGTTCCGAGAAGCGATCGGACTGATGGCCAACCGGCCTTTTCGCCATTTCCTGGTCGTGCACCCGGATGGACGGCTCGCCGGCGTCATCTCCGACCGCGACCTGCTCAGGATCTTGGCGCGGAAACCTGACTGGCAAAACACCACGGTGGGGGAAGTGATGACGACCAAAGCGGTGGCGGTTCGGCCCGAGACCCCGCTTTCCGCCGCCATCGGCGAGATTCTGAGCCACCGAATCAATTGCCTGCCGGTGCTGGAGGAGAAGGTAAAGGTTTGCGGAATCGTCACGACGACGGACATGTTAAAAGCGTTTCAGAACTTACAGGCGAGCATAGAAAAACTCCAAGAGGCATAG
- a CDS encoding DUF433 domain-containing protein produces MATVVGMVADGMTEAEILKAYPDLEREDIREALQFAAEAVRERELPLVNGR; encoded by the coding sequence GTGGCAACTGTTGTGGGAATGGTGGCGGACGGTATGACGGAAGCGGAAATCCTTAAGGCATATCCAGACCTAGAACGTGAGGACATCCGCGAAGCTTTGCAATTTGCCGCCGAGGCTGTGCGCGAGCGTGAACTCCCACTGGTCAATGGCCGGTGA
- a CDS encoding OmpA family protein — MGWLITLSDLSLLLLCFFIVLYVTDRRRAQTEVAAPPAATAAEVEPKAEPEEAVPEVELPEAVTISFAPGIADLRREVFPVLQEVVATMESRPELKLEIVGHTDDRPIATREYPTNWELSAARASGVARHLIEKGIDPVRLSVQGYAAFRPVLPNSDVEGRGANRRVEVRYYLGGDVETAER; from the coding sequence GTGGGCTGGCTGATCACGCTGAGCGATTTGAGCCTGCTTCTGCTCTGCTTCTTTATTGTTTTGTACGTAACCGATCGCCGCCGGGCCCAGACCGAAGTCGCGGCGCCTCCGGCGGCGACCGCGGCCGAGGTCGAGCCCAAGGCCGAACCCGAAGAGGCGGTTCCGGAGGTGGAGTTGCCGGAGGCCGTGACGATCTCGTTCGCTCCCGGCATTGCGGATTTGCGCCGGGAGGTTTTTCCCGTTCTTCAGGAAGTCGTGGCCACCATGGAAAGCCGGCCGGAGCTTAAACTGGAGATCGTCGGACACACCGACGACCGGCCCATCGCCACGCGCGAGTATCCGACAAACTGGGAGCTCTCGGCCGCGCGCGCCAGCGGCGTGGCACGCCATCTGATCGAAAAAGGAATCGATCCCGTTCGGCTGTCCGTCCAGGGCTATGCCGCGTTCCGTCCCGTGTTGCCGAACTCCGATGTGGAGGGGCGGGGGGCGAACCGGCGGGTGGAGGTCCGCTATTATCTCGGCGGAGACGTGGAGACGGCGGAGCGCTAA
- a CDS encoding sugar phosphate nucleotidyltransferase, which translates to MNSSNSNRRCGIVLAGGRGLRLRPFIHQLKGSTLPKQYVNFIGARSMLEHTFDRAERLISRERLLTAITRDHLNYREAEEQLSERPAGSVIVQPEDRDTGLSVLLPLMHLYKRHTGATVAVFPSDHFILEEDVFMAHVGMAFYLVESDPSRLVVLGLEPDAPEPEYGYILPDGEARGSAPSGICGIRLFMEDLDPVAAQALIERGGLWNTMTLVFKPDTVLDLVRAFFPRLYGLLQDVQKAIGTRKERSVVEDAYRRMEPMDFEKGILQTFLLLRSSRLSVLPVSEVFWSDWKSERTVVDALRQTGYLNRLHGVADGRISANS; encoded by the coding sequence ATGAACTCTTCCAATTCCAACAGACGCTGCGGCATCGTTCTCGCGGGCGGAAGAGGCCTCCGTCTAAGACCGTTTATTCATCAACTCAAGGGCAGCACGCTGCCTAAGCAGTACGTCAATTTTATCGGCGCGCGCTCGATGCTGGAGCACACTTTCGACCGCGCCGAGCGTCTGATATCCCGCGAGCGTCTGCTCACGGCGATCACGCGCGATCATCTAAACTATCGCGAAGCCGAGGAGCAGCTCTCAGAACGGCCCGCGGGGAGCGTTATCGTCCAACCCGAAGACCGGGATACCGGCCTGAGCGTTCTTCTTCCTCTGATGCATTTATACAAACGCCACACCGGCGCCACCGTCGCGGTCTTTCCCTCCGATCATTTCATTCTAGAAGAAGACGTTTTCATGGCGCACGTCGGGATGGCTTTCTATCTCGTCGAAAGCGACCCTTCCCGCCTGGTCGTGCTGGGATTGGAGCCCGACGCGCCGGAGCCCGAATACGGCTACATTCTACCCGATGGCGAGGCGCGAGGGTCGGCCCCTTCAGGTATCTGCGGTATTCGCCTGTTCATGGAGGATTTGGATCCCGTGGCGGCGCAGGCGCTGATTGAGCGTGGCGGCTTGTGGAATACGATGACGCTGGTTTTCAAGCCCGACACCGTCCTCGATCTGGTGCGCGCTTTTTTCCCGCGGCTCTACGGCCTGCTCCAAGACGTCCAAAAAGCGATCGGCACGCGCAAAGAACGGTCGGTTGTCGAGGACGCTTACCGACGCATGGAGCCGATGGATTTCGAAAAAGGAATTTTACAGACGTTTCTGCTGCTGCGTTCTTCTCGACTGTCCGTGCTCCCTGTTTCGGAGGTTTTCTGGAGCGACTGGAAATCCGAGCGCACCGTCGTCGACGCCCTCAGACAAACCGGTTATCTGAACCGCCTGCATGGAGTCGCGGACGGCAGGATTTCCGCCAACAGCTAA
- a CDS encoding MotA/TolQ/ExbB proton channel family protein, with translation MVRFICLAVLAAVGFFAGGEAWREFFDVSSLLITVGGTLAVTFLTFSWSRIRDAAALVWRLWTEKPQGREKLVDELRRLTRLYRLKGSRGLEGQEENIADPFLRRGAGMLIDIEGEENIREQLESAIAAFAARYEAAQQIFLTMAKLLPAFGLIGTLIGLVLLLRQMSGSDPAALTSSFALALMTTLYGALLANVVALPLAAKLYSVEQERKAVMRALLEWTVSLARGAAPTAVERKLNAFFAPAGDQRRGEKSWSRRVLSWQR, from the coding sequence ATGGTTCGATTCATTTGCCTGGCGGTGCTTGCCGCGGTGGGCTTCTTTGCCGGCGGCGAGGCATGGCGGGAATTTTTCGACGTATCGTCGCTGCTGATCACCGTAGGGGGCACGCTGGCCGTAACGTTCCTGACGTTTTCGTGGAGCCGCATTCGCGACGCCGCGGCGCTCGTCTGGCGCCTTTGGACCGAGAAGCCGCAAGGCCGCGAGAAGCTCGTCGACGAGCTCCGGCGGTTGACGCGCCTCTATCGCCTCAAGGGATCGAGAGGGCTCGAAGGCCAGGAAGAGAACATCGCCGATCCTTTTCTCAGGCGCGGCGCCGGCATGCTGATCGATATCGAAGGCGAGGAAAATATTCGCGAGCAACTGGAGAGCGCGATCGCCGCTTTTGCCGCCCGCTATGAAGCGGCGCAGCAGATATTTCTCACGATGGCGAAGCTCTTGCCGGCCTTCGGCCTGATCGGCACGCTGATCGGCCTGGTCCTGCTCTTGCGCCAGATGTCGGGATCAGACCCCGCGGCGCTCACCTCTTCCTTCGCCCTCGCCCTCATGACCACTTTATACGGAGCGCTGCTCGCCAATGTCGTCGCGCTGCCGCTCGCGGCCAAGCTCTATTCCGTAGAGCAGGAGAGAAAAGCCGTGATGCGCGCCTTGCTGGAATGGACGGTCTCGCTCGCGCGCGGCGCCGCCCCGACGGCGGTCGAGCGCAAGCTGAACGCTTTTTTCGCACCCGCCGGCGACCAGCGGCGCGGAGAAAAGTCCTGGAGCCGTCGCGTCCTTTCGTGGCAGAGGTAG
- a CDS encoding ATP-binding protein yields the protein MSTRSREAQLLEQIRAARDRFDNLYQRSGIKPADETLLNESLQELSNAHEELRVAMEELRWQNDQLIATRALSEEQRRHYRELFEFAPDGYLVTDTAGTIQEASQKAAELLGVRQHFLMGKPMVIFIPETEHQAFHELLTRLEKGAEIPRWEMQMQPRDGSAFPAAVSVSVIRQSQASGWRPIGLRWLVRDISEQKKVDEQIQSQLRRITTIRDINLAVTSTLDLRTVLDLLLEKLDRYFPYPTATTIRLFDTDTGQLDPLYCRNLDATEWKENGPRPLPPRLEEPMRTKKAFVVHNVQTDPLSRRPDFYRKNGLVSYLAIPLILTGEIIGFLSLYTKEEHQFSEEEIEFLSSVAVQATMAIHNSRLYEQVKVQAAELQKAHDKLEERVRDRTFELASTNEMLTAEINERRRVEEKLRESERRLSELAKQLEQQLIASDRLVSVGELAASVAHEFNNPLQIILGYAQELLEEAKPSEPNHEPLKIIETETRRCREIIRNLLDFARPVDAERVLAPVESIVQSGLRLVYHYLQMCKVKLEIDIKPNLPPIYADSQQLQQVLMNLAFNAAEAMPGGGKLTIRALKSQGRENLAPELIITVSDTGMGIASDNLVNIFRPFFTTKKKKGMGLGLAICERIMEAHGGRIFVESDPGKGTSFHLHFPLRESREYGRAS from the coding sequence ATGTCAACGCGGAGCAGAGAAGCCCAGTTGCTGGAGCAGATCCGGGCGGCGCGCGACCGGTTCGATAATTTGTACCAGCGATCCGGAATCAAGCCTGCCGATGAAACGCTCCTGAACGAATCGCTGCAAGAGCTATCCAACGCGCACGAGGAACTTCGCGTGGCGATGGAAGAGCTCCGGTGGCAAAACGATCAGTTGATCGCCACGCGCGCCTTATCGGAAGAGCAGCGCCGCCACTACCGCGAGCTGTTCGAGTTCGCGCCGGACGGCTACCTCGTCACCGACACCGCCGGCACCATCCAGGAAGCTAGTCAAAAGGCAGCCGAGCTTCTCGGCGTGCGCCAGCATTTCCTCATGGGCAAGCCGATGGTGATCTTTATTCCCGAAACGGAGCACCAGGCTTTCCACGAACTGCTGACTCGACTGGAAAAGGGCGCGGAAATACCACGCTGGGAGATGCAGATGCAGCCGCGCGACGGATCGGCCTTCCCCGCCGCCGTGAGCGTTTCCGTAATTCGCCAGAGCCAAGCGAGCGGCTGGCGCCCGATCGGGCTCCGCTGGCTGGTGCGCGACATTTCCGAGCAAAAGAAAGTCGACGAGCAGATTCAAAGCCAGCTTAGGCGTATCACGACGATACGCGATATCAACCTGGCCGTAACGTCGACCTTGGATCTGCGCACCGTCTTGGACCTTTTGCTGGAGAAGCTCGACCGTTATTTTCCGTATCCGACTGCGACTACGATCCGGCTGTTCGATACGGATACCGGCCAACTGGATCCTTTGTACTGTCGCAATCTCGACGCGACGGAATGGAAGGAAAATGGACCGCGTCCGCTCCCTCCCCGGCTTGAAGAACCCATGAGAACCAAGAAGGCCTTCGTCGTTCACAACGTCCAGACCGATCCGCTCTCCCGCCGGCCCGACTTTTACCGCAAGAACGGGTTGGTCTCCTATCTGGCCATTCCGCTGATTCTTACAGGAGAGATCATAGGATTCCTGTCCCTGTATACCAAGGAAGAACACCAATTCAGCGAGGAGGAGATCGAGTTTCTTTCTTCCGTTGCGGTTCAAGCCACGATGGCCATTCACAATTCCCGGCTGTACGAGCAGGTCAAAGTCCAGGCGGCCGAGTTGCAAAAGGCCCATGACAAACTGGAAGAGCGGGTGCGCGATCGAACATTTGAACTCGCATCAACCAACGAGATGCTCACGGCCGAAATCAACGAGCGCAGGCGGGTGGAAGAAAAACTGCGCGAGAGCGAGCGCCGTTTGAGCGAGCTGGCCAAGCAATTGGAGCAGCAGCTCATCGCCTCGGACCGGCTGGTCTCGGTCGGCGAACTGGCGGCCTCGGTCGCGCATGAGTTCAATAATCCTTTGCAGATCATTTTGGGCTACGCCCAGGAGCTGCTCGAAGAAGCGAAGCCGTCCGAGCCGAACCACGAGCCGTTGAAAATCATCGAGACCGAAACCCGGCGCTGCCGGGAGATCATCCGCAACCTGCTGGATTTCGCCCGGCCGGTGGACGCCGAGCGGGTCCTTGCCCCGGTCGAGTCGATCGTTCAGAGCGGCCTCCGATTGGTTTACCATTATCTGCAGATGTGCAAAGTGAAGCTGGAGATCGACATCAAGCCTAACCTGCCGCCGATCTACGCCGACTCGCAACAGCTCCAGCAGGTACTGATGAATCTGGCTTTCAACGCCGCTGAGGCCATGCCCGGCGGCGGGAAACTGACGATCCGCGCGCTAAAGTCGCAGGGCCGGGAAAATTTGGCCCCCGAGCTGATCATTACCGTGTCGGACACCGGCATGGGCATCGCCAGCGATAACCTGGTGAACATCTTCCGCCCTTTCTTTACCACCAAGAAAAAAAAGGGTATGGGATTAGGACTCGCCATCTGCGAGCGCATCATGGAAGCCCACGGCGGCAGAATTTTCGTGGAGAGCGACCCGGGAAAAGGAACATCCTTCCATCTGCATTTCCCGCTGAGGGAGTCGAGGGAGTATGGGCGAGCGTCTTGA
- the fliS gene encoding flagellar export chaperone FliS codes for MNAAKLIKEQRRTEGIDIGDKGAILLVLYNAAIELLEEAKSAIERGDLVEKGRQLSQTHAIVSELLASLDFDIGGDVAQSLRDLYVFMLEQLARANMHNDANSLDVVISLLRTLYGGWEGAVASERARVSQENERRSHAGII; via the coding sequence ATGAATGCCGCCAAGCTAATAAAAGAACAGCGCCGTACGGAAGGGATCGATATCGGCGATAAAGGCGCGATCCTGCTGGTGCTCTATAATGCGGCCATCGAGCTGCTGGAGGAAGCGAAGAGCGCCATCGAACGCGGCGACCTCGTAGAGAAAGGGCGTCAGCTGTCCCAGACCCACGCTATCGTCTCCGAGCTGCTCGCCAGCCTCGACTTCGATATCGGCGGTGACGTGGCGCAGAGTCTAAGGGACCTTTACGTCTTTATGCTGGAGCAACTCGCGCGCGCCAACATGCACAACGACGCCAATTCCCTCGACGTCGTCATTTCACTCTTGCGCACGCTTTACGGCGGATGGGAAGGCGCCGTGGCGTCCGAGCGCGCGCGGGTTTCTCAGGAAAACGAGCGGCGTTCTCACGCCGGCATCATCTAG
- a CDS encoding sigma-54 dependent transcriptional regulator produces the protein MGERLERILIVDDEEHVCALFKRVMEKEGHDAVCASSGEEGLQQLETEWFDLVISDLKMPGMGGLEFLKQGKTLSPALPFVMLTAFGAVDSAVAAMKEGAYDYLQKPVDTEELKLVVEKALELHRLTREVEHLRSQLDLDLDFGQIVGQSKAMRAVFRLMKMVAESNATILIQGESGTGKELIARALHQHSPRKKRPFVAVNCASVPESLLESELFGYVRGAFTGANHNKKGLFEEAHEGTLLLDEIGDTPMAFQSNLLRVLQENEIRPVGSNKSVKVDVRVIVATNKDLKKEMERDAFRRDLFYRLSVVPLVIPPLRNRKEDIPLLAAHFIKKYCKAHGIEPKTVSPNALRVLLDHPWPGNVRELENVIQRAVLINPGREIGPESLFPASTATDEASPALSLLDTAKGAKEVVEREKIAEALQKASGNRSYAAKLLGISRSALYNKLKQLRPMQ, from the coding sequence ATGGGCGAGCGTCTTGAGCGAATCCTCATCGTGGACGACGAAGAGCACGTCTGCGCCCTTTTCAAAAGGGTCATGGAAAAAGAGGGCCATGACGCCGTGTGCGCCTCTTCCGGCGAGGAAGGCCTGCAGCAGCTGGAGACCGAATGGTTCGACCTCGTGATCTCGGACCTGAAGATGCCGGGGATGGGCGGGCTGGAGTTTTTAAAGCAGGGCAAGACCTTGAGTCCGGCGTTGCCGTTTGTCATGCTGACGGCTTTTGGCGCGGTGGATTCGGCGGTCGCCGCGATGAAGGAAGGGGCTTACGATTATCTCCAGAAACCCGTGGACACCGAAGAGCTTAAGCTGGTGGTAGAAAAAGCGCTCGAGCTGCACCGGCTGACGCGCGAGGTGGAGCACCTGCGCAGCCAGCTCGATCTCGATCTCGACTTCGGACAGATCGTCGGCCAGAGCAAAGCGATGCGCGCCGTCTTTCGCCTGATGAAGATGGTGGCCGAGAGCAACGCCACGATCCTCATTCAAGGGGAATCGGGCACGGGAAAAGAGCTGATCGCGCGCGCCCTGCACCAGCACAGTCCGAGAAAGAAACGGCCGTTCGTCGCCGTGAATTGCGCTTCGGTGCCGGAGAGTCTGCTGGAGAGCGAGCTGTTCGGTTACGTCCGCGGCGCATTTACCGGGGCAAACCACAACAAGAAGGGACTCTTCGAGGAGGCGCACGAAGGCACGCTGCTCTTGGACGAGATCGGAGACACTCCGATGGCCTTTCAATCCAACCTGCTGCGGGTGCTCCAGGAAAACGAGATCCGCCCGGTGGGGAGCAATAAGAGCGTCAAAGTGGACGTGCGCGTCATCGTCGCGACCAACAAGGATCTCAAGAAAGAAATGGAGCGGGACGCGTTCCGCCGGGACCTGTTTTACCGTTTAAGCGTCGTGCCGCTCGTCATTCCGCCGCTCAGAAACCGTAAAGAGGACATACCGCTTCTCGCCGCCCACTTCATCAAAAAGTACTGCAAGGCCCACGGCATCGAGCCGAAGACCGTCTCGCCCAACGCCCTCAGAGTCTTGCTCGACCATCCTTGGCCCGGCAACGTGCGCGAGCTGGAGAATGTGATCCAGCGCGCCGTGCTGATCAATCCGGGACGAGAGATCGGTCCCGAGTCCCTCTTTCCTGCATCGACGGCAACGGATGAAGCGTCGCCGGCGCTCTCCCTGCTCGATACCGCGAAAGGCGCCAAGGAAGTCGTCGAGCGGGAAAAAATCGCCGAGGCGCTGCAAAAGGCCAGCGGCAACCGCTCCTACGCCGCCAAGCTCCTGGGCATCAGCCGTTCCGCGCTCTACAACAAGTTGAAGCAGTTGCGGCCGATGCAGTGA